The nucleotide window TCCTGCACCGGGGGCATGGTGGCCGCCGCGCTGACGGATATTGCCGGCTCCTCGGCGGTCGTCGAACGCGGGTTCGTGACCTATTCCAACACGGCCAAGCGGCAGATGCTGGGCGTTTCGCGCGACACGCTTGAGGCGCATGGCGCGGTCTCGGAAGAGGTCGCGCGGGAGATGGCGGAAGGCGCGCTGGACCATTCCGAGGCGGACGTCGCGGTGTCGATCACCGGCATTGCCGGCCCCGGCGGGTCCGAACACAAACCCGAGGGGCGCGTCTGTTTCGGCCTGGCCCGCGTGGGCCGCGTGACGCAAGTGGAAACGGTCGAGTTCGGCGCCTTGGGGCGG belongs to Roseovarius sp. THAF27 and includes:
- a CDS encoding CinA family protein; its protein translation is MSAGDVLKAAKAAGLMVSVAESCTGGMVAAALTDIAGSSAVVERGFVTYSNTAKRQMLGVSRDTLEAHGAVSEEVAREMAEGALDHSEADVAVSITGIAGPGGSEHKPEGRVCFGLARVGRVTQVETVEFGALGRAEVRAAARDHALTLLLKALD